In the genome of Massilia sp. W12, the window GGCGTCGATCACCACCAGGGTCGAGATACCGGTGTTTTCGTCTTCCTGACGGGCCACGGTGACGCCTTCTTCCACATTCTCGAAACGCACGGTGCCGGCGTATTCGGTAATGATCGGACGGGTCAGCGGGTCCCAGGTGGCGAGTGCGGCGCCGGCCTTGACTTGCATGCCGTCTTTGACGTTCAGGGTCGCGCCGTACGGCACTTTATGACGTTCACGCTCACGGCCATGGTCGTCGGTGATCAGCACTTCGCCGGAACGCGAAATCACGATCTGGTTGCCCTTGCCATTCGTCACATAACGCATGGTGGCGGTGAAACGGATCACGCCGTTGGACTTGGCTTCAACCGAGGAGGCGACTGCCGCACGCGATGCCGCACCACCGATGTGGAAGGTACGCATGGTCAGCTGGGTGCCCGGTTCGCCGATCGACTGCGCCGCCACCACACCGACGGCTTCGCCGACGTTGACCAGCTGGCCACGGCCCAGATCGCGGCCATAGCACTTGGCGCACAGACCGTAGCGGGTTTCGCAGGTCAGCGCGGTGCGCACTTTCACTTCGTCGATGGACAGACGTTCGATCTCTTCCACCATGTCTTCGTCCAGCAGCGTGCCGGCCGGGTACAGGGTAGCCTGGGTTTCCGGGTTGATGACGTCGGTAGCGGCAACGCGGCCCAGAATACGGTCACGCAGCGCTTCAATCACTTCACCGCCTTCGACCAGCGCCTTCATCGAGGAGCCGTTCATGGTGCCGCAATCTTCTTCGATCACCACCAGATCCTGGGTCACGTCCACCAGACGGCGGGTCAGGTAACCGGAGTTCGCGGTCTTCAATGCGGTATCCGCCAGACCTTTACGCGCGCCGTGGGTCGAGATGAAGTACTGCAACACGTTCAGACCTTCGCGGAAGTTCGCGGTAATCGGCGTTTCAATAATCGAGCCGTCCGGCTTCGCCATCAGGCCGCGCATACCGGCCAGCTGACGGATCTGCGCCGCGCTGCCGCGCGCGCCGGAGTCGGCCATCATGTAAATCGAGTTGAACGATTCTTGATGCGATTCCGTGCCGTCGCGTTTGGTGACAGGCTCCACTTTGAGATGATCCATCATCGCCTTGCCGACTTCGTCACCGGCCTTGCCCCAGATGTCCACCACCTTGTTGTAGCGTTCGCCGGCGGTCACCAGACCGGAAGCGTATTGCTGTTCGATCTGCTTGACTTCGTGTTCAGCAGCGCTGATCAGCTTCACTTTTTGCGTCGGCACCAGCATATCGTCCACGCAAATCGAGATGCCGGCGCGGATCGCCAGACGGAAGCCGGATTGCATCAGCTTGTCGGCGAAAATCACAGTCGCATGCAGGCCGCACTTGCGGAACGAGGTGTTGATCAGCTTGGAAATTTCTTTCTTCTTCAGGGCGCGGTTCAAGACCGAGAACGGCAAGCCCTTGGGCAGAATTTCCGACAAAATCGCACGGCCCACCGTGGTTTCATAGCGGGTTTCGGTGCGCACGAATTCGCGCGTCACCGGGTCACGCGGGTTTTCGATAATGCGCACGGTGATGCGGCTGGTCAGCTCCACTTCCTTGTTGTCCCAGGCGCGCAGCACTTCGGCGACGTCGGTAAACATCATGCCTTCGCCCTTGCCGTTGATGCGTTCGCGGGTGGCGTAGTACAGACCCAGCACGATATCCTGCGACGGCACGATAGACGGTTCGCCGTTGGACGGGAACAGAATATTGTTGGAGGCCATCATCAAGGCGCGTGCTTCCATTTGCGCTTCAATCGAGAGCGGGACGTGAACTGCCATCTGGTCGCCGTCGAAGTCAGCATTGAATGCCGCGCACACCAGCGGGTGCAGCTGAATTGCTTTACCTTCGATCAGCACCGGTTCAAACGCTTGAATGCCCAGACGGTGCAGGGTCGGCGCACGGTTCAACATCACCGGATGTTCGCGGATCACTTCTTCCAGAATGTCCCACACCACCGGTTCCTGGATTTCCACCAGTTTCTTGGCGGCTTTAATCGTGGTCGCCAGACCCATCAACTCCAGTTTGTTGAAGATGAAGGGTTTGAACAATTCCAGCGCCATCAATTTCGGCAGACCGCATTGATGCAATTTGAGCTGCGGGCCCACCACAATCACCGAACGGCCAGAGTAGTCAACGCGCTTACCCAGCAGGTTTTGACGGAAACGGCCGCCCTTACCTTTGATCATTTCAGCCAGCGATTTCAGCGGACGCTTGTTGGCGCCGGTCATCGCTTTGCCGCGACGGCCATTGTCCAGCAGCGAGTCAACTGCTTCTTGCAGCATGCGCTTTTCATTGCGGGTGATGATTTCTGGTGCGCGCAATTCCATCAGACGTTTCAGACGGTTGTTGCGGTTGATCACGCGGCGATACAAATCATTCAGGTCAGAGGTGGCGAAACGGCCACCGTCCAGCGGCACCAGCGGACGCAGTTCCGGCGGCAACACCGGCAGCACTTCCATAATCATCCAGTCCGGCTTGATGCCGGAGCGCTGGAATGCTTCCAGCACTTTCAGACGCTTGGCGTATTTCTTGATCTTGGCTTCAGACTTGGATTCACGCAGTTCGACGCGCAGGGCTTCCGCGTCGCGGTCGATGTCGATCGAGCGCAACAGTTCGCGAATGCCTTCCGCGCCCATCATGGCGGTGAAGTCGTCGCCGTATTCTTCATACTTGGCGGCGTAGTCGTCTTCGGACATGATCTGGCACTTTTTCAGCGGCGTCATGCCGGGATCGGTCACCACATAAGCTTCAAAGTACAGTACGCGTTCAATGTCGCGCAGGGTCATGTCCAGCACCATGCCCAGACGGGAGGGCAGGGACTTCAGGAACCAGATGTGGGCGACCGGCGAAGCCAGTTCGATATGGCCCATGCGCTCACGGCGCACTTTGGCCAGGGTCACTTCCACACCGCACTTTTCGCAAATCACGCCGCGATGTTTCAGGCGTTTGTATTTGCCGCACAGGCATTCATAGTCTTTGATCGGGCCGAAGATTTTGGCGCAAAACAGGCCATCGCGCTCCGGCTTGAAAGTACGGTAGTTAATGGTTTCCGGCTTTTTGACTTCGCCATACGACCAGGAACGGATTTTCTCAGGCGACGCCAGGCCGATTTTGATGGCGTCGAAAACTTCAGTTTGCTGAACTTGCTTGAACAGATCGAGCAGGGCTTTCATGTATCACTCCACAAGGCGTGAATGCGCTATAGCGCATGAATTCATACGGTACTAATGCCCTGCGCCTTGCGGCGCAGGGTGATCGCGCAATTACTCGCGCTCAAGGTCGATATCGATACCGAGCGAGCGGATTTCCTTCACCAACACGTTGAAGGATTCCGGCATGCCGGCGTCGATCACATGGTCGCCCTTGACCAGGTTCTCATACACTTTGGTACGGCCATTCACGTCGTCCGACTTGACGGTCAACATTTCCTGCAGCACATACGAGGCGCCATACGCTTCCAGCGCCCAGACTTCCATCTCACCGAAGCGCTGACCGCCGAACTGCGCTTTACCGCCCAACGGCTGCTGGGTCACCAGCGAGTACGGGCCGGTGGAGCGTGCATGCATCTTGTCGTCCACCAGATGGTGCAGTTTCAGCACGTGCATATAGCCCACGGTGACGTTGCGCTCGAACGCTTCGCCGGTGCGGCCATCGTACATCGTGACCTGATTCTTGGACGGCGTCATGCCCAGCTTCTTGGCGATCGGGTCCGGATAGGCCAGATCCAGCATGCGGCGGATTTCCTCTTCATTGGCGCCGTCGAACACCGGGGTGGCGAACGGCACGCCATTGCGCAGGTTATGCGCCAGATGCATGATTTCCTCATCGCTGAACTGATCCAGCTCTTCGGCGCGACCGGTTTCGTTGTAGATCGTGGTCAGGAATTCACGCACGCGCTCCACTTCGGCCTTGGCTTTCAACATATCATTGATACGCCAGCCCAGACCTTTCGCGGCCCAGCCCAAGTGGGTTTCCAGAATCTGACCGACGTTCATACGCGACGGCACGCCCAGCGGGTTCAGCACGATGTCGGCAGTGGTGCCATCAGCCATGTACGGCATGTCTTCCACCGGCACAATACGCGAGACCACACCCTTGTTACCGTGGCGGCCTGCCATCTTGTCGCCCGATTGCAGGCGGCGTTTCACAGCCAGATACACCTTCACCATCTTCTGCACGCCAGGTTGCAACTCGTCGCCCTGGGTCAGCTTCTTGCGTTTTTCTTCAAACGCCAGATCGAATTGGTGACGCTTTTCATTGATCGATTCTTTGATCGCTTCCAGCGCGGTGGCCAGATCGTCATCCGCCGGGCGGATGTCGAACCAGTGGTAGCGGTCCAGATCGTCCAGGTATTCCTTGGTGATCTTGGCGCCCTTGGCCAGTTTCTTCGGCCCGCCGTTGACAACTTTACCGAGCAACATCCGTTCCAAACGCTGGAAGGCGTCGCCTTCCACAATACGCATCTGGTCGTTCAGGTCGAGGCGATAGCGCTTGAGTTCATCGTCGATGATCTGTTGCGCGCGCTTGTCACGCTGGATGCCTTCGCGGGTGAAGACTTGCACGTCGATCACGGTGCCCACCATGCCGGACGGCACGCGCAGCGAGGTGTCTTTCACGTCGGAGGCTTTTTCGCCGAAGATCGCGCGCAGCAGTTTTTCTTCCGGGGTCAGCTGGGTTTCGCCCTTCGGCGTCACTTTACCGACCAGCACGTCGCCGGCTTGCACTTCAGCGCCGATGTACACGATGCCGGATTCATCCAGACGCGCCAGCTGGTTTTCGGCCAGATTGGAGATATCGCGGGTGATTTCTTCCGGCCCCAGTTTGGTGTCGCGCGCCACCACGGACAGTTCTTCGATATGGATCGAGGTGTAGCGGTCGTGTTCCACCACTTTTTCCGAGATCAAAATCGAGTCTTCGAAGTTCAAACCGTTCCACGGCATGAACGCCACCAGCATGTTTTGCCCCAGCGCCAATTCGCCCAGGTCGGTCGAAGCGCCGTCAGCAATCACGTCGCCCTTGGCCACGCGGTCGCCCACTTTGACGATAGGACGCTGGTTGATATTGGTGTTCTGGTTGGAACGGGTGTATTTGATCAGGTTGTAGATGTCCACGCCGACTTCACCCGCCACCGCTTCCTCGTCGTTGACGCGGATCACGACGCGGCCTGCGTCGATGTAGTCCACCACGCCGCCACGGGTCGCTTGCACGGTGGTGCCGGAGTCAACCGCCACCGTGCGTTCGATGCCGGTGCCGACCAGCGCTTTTTCCGGACGCAAGCAAGGCACGGCCTGGCGTTGCATGTTGGCGCCCATCAATGCGCGGTTCGCGTCATCGTGCTCAAGGAAAGGAATCAGCGACGCCGCCACCGACACCACCTGCCCCGGGGCCACGTCCATGTACTGCACGCGCTCCGGCGAGACCAGAATGGTTTCACCTGCTTGACGCGAGGACACCAGTTCGTCGCACAGCTTGCCCTCATTGTTAATGGTGGCGTTCGCCTGCGCGATCACGTAGCGCCCTTCTTCAATCGCCGACAGGAAGTCGATCTGATCGGTCACGGCGGTGTTTTCCACTTTACGATACGGGGTTTCCAGGAAACCATATTCGTTCAAGCGGGCGTACAGCGCCAGCGAGTTGATCAAGCCAATGTTCGGGCCTTCCGGGGTTTCAATCGGGCACACGCGGCCATAGTGGGTCGGGTGCACGTCGCGCACCTCGAAGCCGGCGCGTTCACGCGTCAAACCGCCCGGGCCGAGTGCGGAGACGCGGCGCTTGTGGGTGATTTCCGACAGCGGATTGGTTTGGTCCATAAATTGCGACAGCTGGGAAGAGCCGAAGAATTCACGGATCGCGGCAGAGATCGGTTTGCTGTTGATCAGGTCGTGCGGCATCAGGTTGTCGGTCTCGGCCTGGCCCAGACGTTCCTTGACTGCGCGTTCGACACGCACCAGACCGGCGCGGAATTGGTTTTCCGCCAATTCGCCGACGCAACGCACGCGGCGATTGCCCAAATGGTCGATATCGTCGATTTCGCCACGGCCATTGCGCAGCTCAACCAGAATCTTGATCACGGCCAGAATGTCATCGTTCGACAGAGTCATGTCGCCGGTCAGTTCATCGCGGCCAATGCGGCGGTTGAACTTCATGCGGCCCACTGCCGACAGGTCGTAACGCTCGGCGCTGTAGAACAGGCCGTTGAACAGCGCTTCCACCGATTCTTCGGTCGGCGGTTCGCCCGGGCGCATCATGCGATAAATCGCAATCTTGGCGGCCACCTGGTCAGCGGTGTCGTCAGTGCGCAGGGTTTGCGAGATATAGCCGCCCTGATCCAGATCGTTGGTGTACAAGGTCTGGATGTCGGTCACGCGCGCTTCGCGCAGACGCGCCAACAGTTCATCGGTCAACTCATCATTGGCGTTGGCCACCACTTCGCCATCCGGGCTGACCACATTCGTGGCCAGCACGCGGCCCAGCAAATAATCTTCCGGTACGGAGATGTATTTGATGCCGGCGTTCTGGATGTCGCGCACATGGCGCGAATTGATACGCTTGTCCTTGGTGACGATGGTTTTGCCGGTTTTGTCAACGATGTCAAAACGCGCCACTTCGCCACGCAGACGTTCGGAGATGAATTCCATTTCTGCGCCTTCCGAACGCAGCATGAAATTATCGAACATGAAGAAATGCGCCAGGATCTGTTCCGGCGTCATGCCAATCGCTTTGAGCAGGATGGTCACTGGCATCTTGCGGCGACGGTCAACGCGGAAGTACAGAATATCCTTGGGATCGAATTCAAAGTCGAGCCAGGAACCGCGATAAGGAATGATACGCGCGGAGAACAGCAGCTTGCCCGAGGAGTGGGTTTTGCCGCGATCGTGCTCGAAAAACACGCCAGGCGAGCGGTGCAACTGCGATACAATCACACGCTCTGTCCCGTTAATCACGAATGAGCCGGTCGAAGTCATCAAAGGCAATTCGCCCATATAGACTTCCTGCTCCTTCATTTCTTTCACGACCGGTTTGGTCGGCGAATCCTTATCCAGGATCACCAGACGCACGCGGGCGCGCAACGGCGACGCAAAGGTCAAGCCACGTTGTTGGCATTCCTTCACGTCAAACGGAGGATCACCCAGTACGTAAGAGAGAAACTCCAGCCGCGCAAAACCATTGTGCGAGACGATAGGGAAAATCGAGGAGAAAGCCGATTGCAATCCCTCATTCTTACGTTGGGATGGGGCGCGCTCCGCTTGCAGGAAACCCGTATACGACTCAAGCTGGGTTGCCAACAGGAACGGTACCTGGTGAACGTTAGCGCGTTTCGCGAACGACTTGCGGATACGCTTCTTCTCAGTAAATGAGTAGTGCATGAACACTCCGTGAGTGACAGGAAGGATAGAGATTTCAGATGTCAGGATGGACATCTCAAGTCTTTACCCTTCTCGTATTGCGCCAGGCGATTCCCGCGTTGCCCGGTTTTCCAAACGACAAAGGAGCCAAAGCCGTTCCCCCTCTCTTGCGAGCAGGTTCCAGACTTTGGCTCAGGCGCGTCGCGGGACGCGCCACTTTTTCCAGCAAATATTACTTCAGATCGGCTTTAGCGCCAGCTTCTTCCAGCTTCTTCTTAGCGGCTTCAGCGTCAGCCTTGGCCAGGCCTTCCTTAACAGGCTTCGGAGCGCCGTCCACCAGGTCTTTGGCTTCCTTCAGACCCAGGCCGGTGATTTCACGCACTGCCTTAATCACGCCAACTTTGTTAGCGCCGATTTCGGACAGGATCACGGTGAATTCGGTTTGCTCTTCAACTGCTGCAGCAGCAGCGCCGCCGCCAGCTGCCGGAGCTGCCATAGCAGCTGCGGACACGCCAAATTTTTCTTCGAAAGCTTTCACCAGTTCATGCAATTCCATCACGGACATTGCGCCGACTGCTTCCAGGATATCTTCCTTGCTGATTGCCATTTGAAACTCCTAATTAATTCAGTATAAATCCAGTAAGTATTGACGAGGGAAAGGCAAAAGGCATTAAGCCTCGACGCCTTCGCCCTTCTGTGCCGCCAAAGCAGCCAAACCACGCGCAAATGCCGACACCGGAGCTTGCATAACGCCCAACAATTGGGACAGCAGCACTTCACGGCTCGGAATGCTGGCCAGGGCGATCACGCCTGCCTTGTCCAGCTGTTTGCCTGCGTAGTTACCTGCCTTCACAACCAGTTTGTCATTGGTTTTAGCAAAGTCAGCGAGGACTTTAGCTGCAGCCACTGCATCTTCCGAGATCGCATAGATCAACGGACCGGTCATTTCAGAGGACAGGTTGGCGAATTGCGTGCCATCCACAGCGCGACGAGCGAGCGTGTTTTTCAACACGCGCAGGTACACGCCCTGGGCACGCGCTTTTGCGCGCAGTTGCGTCAAGTGACTCACCTGGATGCCACGATATTCGGCTACGGCGATGGTCTGTGCCTTTGCAACATGTGCAGACACTTCTTCAACGACGGCCTTCTTGCCATTCAGATCGAGACTCACGGTCAACCTCCAAAAGTGGTATGAGATTTACATCCCACACCGTTTCGAACACGGCGTCCGACGTTCAGGAGTTCCACTGTCGCAACAGATTGATACGCAGTGCTACTACATTCGTTCGGGTACACCATCTGCGTTGGGCGCTGCTGAAGCCAGCGTTTAAGCGTTTGCGTGTTGCGCCCGCCCCAACGGTCTTTGATTGTCCAATGCTCATACTGCAGCACTGGCCCAAAGCAACGCCCGGCCTGGCTTGCGCCATACCGGGGCTTTAAATTTATTACGCAGCCAGAGCAGCGTGATCAACACGCACGCCGATGCCCATGGTCGAGGACAGCGACACGCGGCGCATGTACACGCCTTTGCTGGAAGCCGGCTTGGCCTTGTTCAGCGCTTCGATCAGCGCCATCAGGTTCGACTTCAGCTGGTCTTCGGTGAAAGACTTGCGGCCAATGGTGGCGTGAATGATGCCCGACTTGTCGGTACGATATTGCACCTGACCAGCCTTGGCGTTCTTCACAGCAGTCGCCACGTCCGGGGTCACTGTGCCAACCTTCGGGTTCGGCATCAAACCGCGCGGGCCCAGGATTTGACCCAGGGTGCCGACGATACGCATGGTGTCCGGGGAAGCAATCACGATGTCAAACGGCATGTCGCCGGCTTTGACGCGTTCTGCCAGATCTTCCATACCGACCACATCAGCGCCGGCAGCTTTCGCCGCTTCAGCTTTGTCGCCGGTGGCGAACACTGCCACACGCACGGATTTGCCAGTACCAGCCGGCAGCACGACAGAGCCGCGCACCACTTGGTCGGATTTCTTCGGATCCACGCCGAGTTGCACAGCAACGTCGATGGATTCATTGAATTTGGCGGTTGCGCATTCCTTCACCAGCGCCACAGCGGCGGTGAATTCATAGGACTTGGTGCGGTCAACCTTGGCTTTTTGCGCTTTTACGCGTTTGGATACTTTTGCCATTTTACAGACCCTCCACCTTGATACCGATCGAACGTGCGGAACCGGCGATGGTGCGCACAGCGGCGTCCATGTCAGCAGCAGTCAGATCCGGGGTTTTGATCTTGGCGATTTCTTCGGCTTGCGCACGGGTCAGGGAACCAACCTTGTCGGTGTGCGGGCGGGAAGAACCTTTTTGCACGTTGGCAAATTTCTTGATCAGATAAGTTGCCGGCGGCGTCTTCATCACGAAAGAGAAAGACTTGTCGGCGAAAGCGGTGATCACCACCGGGATCGGCATGCCGGGTTCCATACCTTGGGTCTGCGCATTGAATGCTTTGCAGAATTCCATGATGTTCAAACCGCGTTGACCGAGCGCCGGACCGATCGGCGGGGAAGGATTTGCTTTACCAGCTGGCACTTGCAGCTTGATAAAGCCAATAATTTTCTTTGCCATGATGGCTCCTGTTGAAATGAGTGATAGCGCCTTGCAGGCTTGGCTTCCCGCAAGGCTCCTCTACCGGATTTAACGCTCCGACGGGCGTACAGCAGGCCGCACCAGGCGGCCAATGTTCTTGCTTATACTTTCTCGACCTGGCCGAATTCAAGTTCGACCGGAGTGGCGCGGCCAAAAATTGTGACCGATACGCGCACTTTCGATTTTTCGTAATTGACTTCTTCGACATTGCCGTTGAAATCGGTGAACGGGCCATCCTTGATGCGCACCATTTCGCCCACTTCGTACAGCACTTTGGGACGCGGCTTCTCGATGCCATCCTGCATTTGTTGCATGATGCGTTCGATTTCACGGGTCGGCACAGGCGTCGGCTTATTCGACTTGCCGCCAATGAAGCCAGTCACTTTCGCGGTGTTTTTCACCAAGTGCCAGGTTTCATCCGTCATTTCCATTTCCACCAGCACATAGCCAGGCAGGAAACGGCGCTCAGAAACCGACTTATGACCATTCTTGACTTCCACCACTTCTTCGATGGGAACCAGAATCTGGCCGAATTGTTCTTGCATGCCGGCGCGCTCTACGCGCTCAACCAGCGCGCGTTGCACGCTTTTTTCCATACCGGAATAGACATGCACCACATACCAGCGCTTGTTACCGGTCGGCGTATAAGCACTAACCGCCGGAGCGGCGGTTTGGTCTTCTTGCAGGTTTTCAGTCATTTTTTCCAACCCAGAATCAAGTCGTAAAGCACATACTCCAGAATCTTGTCAACACCCCACAAGAACAGCGACATCACAAACACAAAGGCAAAAACCACTGCGGTGACTTGCATCGCTTCTTTGCGTGAAGGCCAAACGACTTTGCGCGTCTCACGAACAGATTCTTTGGCGAAAGAAAGGAAGTTCCGGCCCGGGCCGGATGTCCACAGAATGCCAACGGCCAACACCAAGCCGCCAAACAGGGGCAAAGAGCGCTGCCAAGTTGGAGATCCTGCGAGGAAATAAAAAGCGACGATGCCCGCAATCGCGAACACCAACGCCAAACTGACCTTAATCTTGTCACTAGACGGCGTTACGGTCTCAACGGATTGGTTCGACATACGTACACTTTCGGCGCTTGACGCCATTTTTGTGGCAGGGGCAGAGGGAATCGAACCCCCAACCTTCGGTTTTGGAGACCGACGCTCTGCCAATTGAGCTATACCCCTAGGTTGATTGCTTGCCCCGGACAATCCCCGGGGCTGGATTAAAACTGATACCGATTACTCGATGATCTTGGCAACCACGCCGGCGCCAACAGTACGGCCACCTTCACGGATTGCGAAACGCAGGCCTTCTTCCATCGCGATCGGGTTGATCAGGGTGACAGTGATACCCACGTTGTCACCCGGCATCACCATTTCTTTACCTTCCGGCAACTGGATGGCGCCAGTCACGTCGGTGGTGCGGAAATAGAACTGCGGACGGTAGTTCGAGAAGAACGGGGTGTGACGACCACCTTCGTCTTTCGACAGAACGTACACTTCGCTGGTGAACTTGGTGTGCGGAGTGATCGAACCCGGCTTAGCCAGCACTTGACCACGCTCCACGTCTTCACGCTTGGTGCCGCGCAGCAGCAGACCAACGTTGTCGCCAGCTTGACCTTGATCCAGCAGCTTGCGGAACATTTCTACGCCGGTGCAAGTGGTTTTGGCGGTGTCGCGGATACCCACGATTTCGATTTCTTCGCCGACTTTGATGATGCCGCGTTCCACACGACCGGTCACCACGGTGCCACGGCCAGAGATCGAGAACACGTCTTCCACCGGCATCAGGAATGCGCCGTCAACAGCGCGTTCCGGTTGCGGAATGTAGGAGTCCAGAGCGTTGCCCAGTTCGATGATCTTGGCTTCCCACTTGGCATCACCTTCCAGTGCCGGACGCGCTGCGCCACGGATCACCGGCAGATCGTCGCCCGGGAAGTCGTACTTGGACAGCAGCTCGCGCACTTCCATTTCGACCAGTTCCAGCAACTCTTCATCGTCAACCAGATCGCACTTGTTCAGGAACACGATGATGTAAGGCACGCCCACCTGACGGGCCAACAGGATGTGCTCACGGGTTTGCGGCATCGGGCCGTCAGTAGCAGCCACCACCAGGATTGCGCCATCCATCTGCGCAGCGCCGGTAATCATGTTCTTGATGTAGTCGGCGTGACCCGGGCAGTCAACGTGAGCGTAGTGACGGCCAGCGGTTTCGTATTCGATGTGAGCGGTGTTGATGGTGATGCCGCGCGCTTTTTCTTCCGGCGCTGCGTCAATCTTGTCAAACTCGGTTGCAGTGCCGCCATAGGTCTTGGCCAGCACAGCGGAGATTGCCGCGGTCAGCGTGGTTTTACCATGATCGACGTGGCCAATCGTGCCGACATTGACGTGCGGTTTTGTCCGCTCAAACTTTTCCTTTGCCATTTTCGACTCCTAACGATTCGATGAGATTATTCAGGCACGCCGCCCGACCATAAACACCAGTTTCAAAACGATGGTGCCCTTGACGTGGATTGAACACGTGACCTCTCCCTTACCAAGGGAGTGCTCTACCACTGAGCTACAAGGGCATTACTTTGCTTTTGCGCGCCTTCGCTATCGCAGCGAGTCTCACAAAATCAACATCCAAAACAACGACGCAAAGAACTGGAGCGGGTGAAGGGAATCGAACCCTCGTCGTAAGCTTGGAAGGCTTCTGCTCTACCATTGAGCTACACCCGCCGCGAGGCATCCCTTTCATCCGGTTGCACTTTGCGCCGATGAAAAATTCTTGGTGGAGGGGGACGGATTCGAACCATCGTACTCATAAGAGGGCAGATTTACAGTCTGCTGCCTTTAACCACTCGGCCACCCCTCCATACAGAACCGCAGATTATGAAGATATTCAAAAATGCTGTCAAGCGTTTTATCACATCTTTCTTCGCGATCATTTTTCCTGCTTTGCAGCTTCGGCTTAACGAAGCAGGAAAGACAGAAATTATAGGCGAGTTTTTTAGAAATGGGAAGATTTTTTATGAAGAAATATTGCGAAACGCAAATCCGGTCTCAAAACCGGCTTAGCGCGCACTCAAAGCCGCCAATACTTGGGCCTTAAGCGCCTTGATCAGCGCTGTTTCATCCGGCGGCACACCTTCCGGGGCGGTCTTGGTGCGATCTGCGTAAAACAAGCCCAATTGCACCTTTTGCATTGATAAGGGCAACACGATGAAGCTGCGCGCATCCGGCAACAAGGCGCGATGCCAGATCGGCAGCAGATCGCGCACCTTGGCCACGGTGGAGTCAGCAATCATCAGATCCGCATCATTTTCCATGGCCAGATGAAATAAATCACGCGTCGGCGCGATCGGAAAATTAAAGCCGGCCTGGCGCGACAAATGATCCTCCCCCAGAGCCAGACGCGAACGGTACATATTCGTTTTCATGTCCTTTAAGCAAACCACGGCGAAGCGGAAACCCATACTGCGATACAGGGTTTCCAGCGCCAGCAGGATCAACTCATTGACGCGATAACGCCC includes:
- the secE gene encoding preprotein translocase subunit SecE, which codes for MSNQSVETVTPSSDKIKVSLALVFAIAGIVAFYFLAGSPTWQRSLPLFGGLVLAVGILWTSGPGRNFLSFAKESVRETRKVVWPSRKEAMQVTAVVFAFVFVMSLFLWGVDKILEYVLYDLILGWKK
- the tuf gene encoding elongation factor Tu: MAKEKFERTKPHVNVGTIGHVDHGKTTLTAAISAVLAKTYGGTATEFDKIDAAPEEKARGITINTAHIEYETAGRHYAHVDCPGHADYIKNMITGAAQMDGAILVVAATDGPMPQTREHILLARQVGVPYIIVFLNKCDLVDDEELLELVEMEVRELLSKYDFPGDDLPVIRGAARPALEGDAKWEAKIIELGNALDSYIPQPERAVDGAFLMPVEDVFSISGRGTVVTGRVERGIIKVGEEIEIVGIRDTAKTTCTGVEMFRKLLDQGQAGDNVGLLLRGTKREDVERGQVLAKPGSITPHTKFTSEVYVLSKDEGGRHTPFFSNYRPQFYFRTTDVTGAIQLPEGKEMVMPGDNVGITVTLINPIAMEEGLRFAIREGGRTVGAGVVAKIIE